A DNA window from Streptomyces sp. CA-278952 contains the following coding sequences:
- a CDS encoding MFS transporter, whose protein sequence is MPKTADTALPDPSRWKALAFIALAQLMVVLDATIVNIALPSAQTDLGISDGNKQWVITAYALAFGGLLLFGGRIADLWGRKRTFVVGLIGFALASALGGAAQNEAMMFGSRALQGVFGALLAPAALSLLAVMFTDAKERAKAFGIYGAIAGGGGAVGLILGGLLTEYLNWRWTFYVNIPFAIVAAAGAYFVIREPSGARNRAPLDIPGVVLSTLGLVALVYGFTRAESAGWSDTLTVSMFIAAVVLLVAFVVTEARVKSPLLPLRVLTERNRGGVYLSLGLAIIAMFGLFLFLTYYLQVVKGYSPVKTGFAFMPMIVGMITGSTQIGTRLMTRVPPRLLMGPGFLVAAVGMLLLTQLDLNTSYAAVILPGMLLLGLGMGTAFMPAMSLATHGIEPRDAGVASAMVNTSQQVGGAIGTALLNTIAASATTAYVADHAARATDPRLLELQAMVSGFAAAIWWAVGILVVAAAIAIALINTGRPEMGPRGTDGASDADAEEEFRIPVVAH, encoded by the coding sequence ATGCCAAAAACGGCTGACACCGCCCTTCCCGATCCGAGTCGCTGGAAGGCCCTGGCCTTCATCGCGCTCGCCCAGCTGATGGTCGTCCTCGACGCGACCATCGTGAACATCGCTCTGCCCTCCGCCCAGACCGACCTCGGCATATCCGACGGCAACAAGCAGTGGGTCATCACCGCCTACGCCCTCGCCTTCGGTGGGCTCCTCCTCTTCGGCGGCCGGATCGCCGACCTCTGGGGACGCAAGCGCACCTTCGTCGTCGGGCTGATCGGCTTCGCGCTGGCCTCCGCGCTCGGCGGGGCCGCGCAGAACGAGGCGATGATGTTCGGCTCCCGGGCCCTCCAGGGTGTCTTCGGCGCCCTGCTCGCCCCGGCCGCCCTCTCCCTGCTCGCCGTGATGTTCACCGACGCCAAGGAGCGCGCCAAGGCCTTCGGCATCTACGGGGCCATCGCCGGTGGCGGTGGCGCGGTCGGGCTGATCCTCGGCGGCTTGCTCACCGAGTACCTGAACTGGCGCTGGACGTTCTACGTCAACATCCCGTTCGCCATCGTCGCCGCCGCCGGCGCGTACTTCGTCATCCGCGAGCCCTCCGGCGCCCGCAACCGCGCACCGCTGGACATCCCCGGCGTCGTGCTCTCCACGCTCGGCCTGGTCGCCCTGGTGTACGGCTTCACCCGCGCCGAGTCGGCCGGCTGGTCGGACACGCTGACCGTCTCGATGTTCATCGCCGCCGTCGTGCTGCTGGTGGCCTTCGTCGTGACCGAGGCGCGTGTGAAGTCGCCGCTGCTGCCGCTGCGCGTCCTCACCGAGCGCAACCGCGGCGGGGTCTACCTCTCGCTGGGGCTCGCCATCATCGCGATGTTCGGGCTGTTCCTCTTCCTGACCTACTACCTCCAGGTCGTGAAGGGCTACTCCCCGGTGAAGACCGGCTTCGCGTTCATGCCCATGATCGTCGGCATGATCACCGGCTCCACCCAGATCGGCACCCGGCTGATGACCCGGGTCCCGCCGCGCCTGCTGATGGGCCCCGGCTTCCTGGTCGCCGCGGTCGGCATGCTGCTCCTGACCCAGCTGGACCTGAACACCAGCTACGCGGCCGTCATCCTGCCCGGCATGCTGCTGCTCGGCCTCGGAATGGGTACGGCGTTCATGCCGGCGATGTCCCTGGCCACGCACGGTATCGAGCCGCGTGACGCGGGCGTGGCCTCCGCGATGGTCAACACCTCGCAGCAGGTCGGCGGCGCCATCGGCACCGCCCTGCTGAACACCATCGCCGCGAGCGCCACCACCGCGTACGTCGCCGATCACGCGGCCCGCGCCACGGACCCGCGACTCCTGGAGCTCCAGGCCATGGTCAGCGGTTTCGCCGCCGCGATCTGGTGGGCCGTCGGCATCCTCGTCGTCGCCGCCGCCATCGCGATCGCCCTCATCAACACCGGCCGCCCCGAGATGGGGCCCCGTGGGACGGACGGCGCGTCCGACGCGGACGCCGAGGAGGAGTTCAGGATCCCGGTCGTCGCCCACTGA
- a CDS encoding M6 family metalloprotease domain-containing protein produces MQQPRHRIRRHRRPVALAGATALAIAAMASASTTLPSAGRASAGPSAAGQDSALAPCRIAATMGVQMSEGLPTPPGYARSTGEIKALNLMIDFPDAEGTEPAKDRYAEFFPQTSEWFRASSYGRLVYRPEAPVTDWLRMPMPFTEYGIERGSPFEPGYRQLVKDLVAAADPRVDFSAYDLVNVLVSPNAGPSALDTVLSVTFSGNDEAPTADGVPLSNTSFVYSRQDDGSGSYAETGYRVLPHENGHVFGLPDLYTMEGGGSVGHWDIMSEDWGANNDFLAWHKWKLGWLDNEQISCASKAGVSEHTLGPLATEGGTKLAFVPLSERSGYAVEVRTAAGNDEAVCRPGVLIYKVSSDVDTGQGPVSVADATEDSGGCTRRPNVHAELSDAPFRPGQTFTDRANGVRISVLDEDGDGNYRVRVTRP; encoded by the coding sequence ATGCAGCAGCCCCGCCACCGGATACGCAGACACCGCCGCCCGGTCGCCCTGGCCGGAGCGACCGCGCTGGCCATAGCGGCCATGGCCTCGGCCAGCACCACCCTTCCGAGCGCCGGCCGTGCCTCGGCGGGCCCGTCCGCCGCCGGCCAGGACTCCGCACTCGCCCCGTGCCGGATCGCCGCCACCATGGGCGTACAGATGTCCGAAGGGCTGCCGACCCCGCCCGGCTACGCCCGGTCGACCGGCGAGATCAAGGCCCTCAACCTGATGATCGACTTCCCGGACGCGGAGGGCACGGAACCCGCGAAGGACCGGTACGCGGAGTTCTTCCCGCAGACCTCCGAGTGGTTCAGGGCCAGCTCCTACGGCCGGCTCGTCTACCGGCCAGAGGCCCCCGTCACGGACTGGCTGCGGATGCCGATGCCCTTCACGGAGTACGGGATAGAGCGCGGCTCACCCTTCGAGCCGGGCTACCGCCAACTGGTGAAGGACCTCGTCGCGGCCGCCGACCCCCGGGTCGACTTCTCCGCGTACGACCTGGTCAACGTCCTGGTCAGCCCGAACGCCGGCCCCTCCGCGCTGGACACCGTGCTCTCGGTGACCTTCTCCGGCAACGACGAGGCCCCGACGGCGGACGGTGTCCCGCTCTCCAACACGTCGTTCGTCTACAGCCGCCAGGACGACGGATCGGGGTCGTACGCCGAGACCGGCTACCGCGTCCTGCCGCACGAGAACGGCCATGTCTTCGGGCTGCCCGACCTCTACACGATGGAGGGCGGCGGCTCGGTCGGGCACTGGGACATCATGTCCGAGGACTGGGGCGCCAACAACGACTTCCTGGCCTGGCACAAGTGGAAGCTCGGCTGGCTCGACAACGAGCAGATCAGCTGCGCGTCGAAGGCCGGCGTCAGCGAGCACACCCTCGGCCCGCTGGCCACCGAGGGCGGCACCAAGCTCGCCTTCGTCCCGCTGAGCGAACGGTCCGGCTACGCGGTGGAGGTCCGTACGGCGGCGGGCAACGACGAGGCGGTCTGCCGACCCGGGGTGCTGATCTACAAGGTCAGCTCCGACGTGGACACCGGCCAGGGCCCGGTCTCCGTCGCCGACGCCACCGAGGACAGCGGCGGCTGCACCCGGCGCCCCAACGTGCACGCGGAGCTGTCCGACGCCCCGTTCCGCCCCGGCCAGACCTTCACCGACCGGGCCAACGGCGTACGGATATCCGTGCTGGACGAGGACGGCGACGGGAACTACCGGGTGCGGGTCACGCGCCCGTGA
- a CDS encoding TetR/AcrR family transcriptional regulator produces MKGTAPAAAGGTAPAAPCRAPRPRADALRNRERIIAAARELFVEFGPDVALDDVARRAGVGNATLYRNFPDRAALTHEVVLAVTSRTTLRAEEAAAAESDPFAALSRFVHAAADERIGALCPMLSGVFDRDHPELLAERRRLEKAVEGLVARAMSAGRLRTDIAVGDVLVALSQLTRPLPGIACQGIDRFTHRHLQLFLDGLETPARSVLPGSAATLEDLRRP; encoded by the coding sequence GTGAAGGGCACCGCACCGGCAGCCGCCGGCGGCACCGCACCCGCGGCACCGTGCCGGGCGCCGCGCCCGCGGGCCGACGCGCTGCGCAACCGTGAGCGGATCATCGCGGCCGCGCGCGAGCTGTTCGTCGAGTTCGGGCCGGACGTGGCGCTGGACGACGTCGCACGGCGAGCCGGCGTGGGCAACGCCACGCTCTACCGGAACTTCCCCGACCGGGCCGCCCTCACCCATGAGGTCGTCCTCGCGGTCACCTCCCGCACCACCCTCCGGGCCGAAGAGGCCGCCGCGGCGGAGTCCGACCCGTTCGCCGCCCTCAGCCGCTTCGTGCACGCGGCCGCCGACGAACGGATCGGCGCCCTGTGCCCGATGCTCTCCGGCGTCTTCGACAGGGACCACCCCGAACTGCTCGCCGAGCGACGACGCCTGGAAAAGGCCGTCGAAGGGCTCGTCGCGCGCGCCATGTCCGCGGGGCGGCTGCGTACCGACATCGCCGTCGGTGACGTACTCGTCGCCCTCTCCCAGCTCACCCGGCCGCTCCCCGGCATCGCCTGCCAGGGCATCGACCGGTTCACCCACCGTCATCTGCAGTTGTTCCTGGACGGACTGGAGACCCCGGCCCGCTCCGTACTGCCCGGATCGGCGGCGACCTTGGAGGACCTGCGGCGTCCCTAG